Below is a window of Congzhengia minquanensis DNA.
AACCCTCGCAACGCAGGCTACATAAGGCTTTTCTTCGTTTTTCTGTACATCTCATTTACCGTAAATTACCGCTGTTTTTTGCCGCTTAATCAGTCAAAAATTCAGTCAAATAATAATCACATTAAAACACAAGAGGCGGAACGTTCCGCCTCTTGTACAACCGAATTTAATGACAAACCTTACACGCCGAATAACCTTGCGCCTTTGCTTTGCTCAGCGTTAAAGTTCTCGTGTCGTTCTTTCCTCTAACATACCTGCAAGAAGCAGTATGATACTTCTCCCCCGTCCGGGTCACAACAACCGTTGCTTCTTTTTTGGCCGGCGCCTTCGTTGCCTTTGTAGTTGGTGCAGGCGTTGGTTCAAGCGTAGCTATCGGAGTCGGCACAGGCGTTGGTTCAGGCGTAACCACGGGAGTCGGTTCGGGTAGTGTCTCGGGCGTAACCTCCGGAGTCGGAACCGGTGTTGCGTCCACAGTAACCACTGCCGTGCTGTTCGCCGCACTGCTGGCCCCATCTGACGTTCCACCGCAGCCAGACAACACCAACATAGACGCAATCAATGCAAGAAAAACAGCCCAAATGCTTTTAACTTTGTGAGAAAAATATCCGTTCATGTTACAAAATTCCCCCTTGTTTGTCGATATTGTATTTTAAAATAACAGTTTAACAATAATTTATTTTGTCAAAACCGTCAATCAATTGTCACAATTCGAAACAAAATTGAAATACATGATACACGCCGGGACAAACTCCGCTTTGTTCAAAATTTTCTTACGAAAATTTCTCATGTCATTTCGCCATTGCTCCGTGGTTCGCGCCGTTCCAATCAGGCTGCGCCATTGGCTTGCCCGCTTGGGGCGCTATCACATGGGCGCTATTTGCAAAATTAAAAATTTTGATGGCGCTCCATCTTTCCCAAAAGGCTATCGCCTTTCACCCGTTCCGAGTACAGGTGGAAATCCTACTTTTAAGCCGCTTTGCACCCATTCCCGCCACATGCGGGACCTCCATTATTTATTCCTTTTCCCCTTTTTGCTTCGCCAGCTGATTCACATACACACTGGCCCCAGCCACCAATACCCCCTGGGTAATTCCCGCGAATAACACAGCCAACACATCTCGCCACCCAACAACCTCCGAATTGGCGATTAAATATACCGTGCTCAACAGTATGCCAACTACGCCCAGCAGCCAAGGAATATGCTTGTCCTTAAACGCGCTCTTTTTCAGCGCAAAACCAATTAAGTACAATACCGGAACCAGCACAAGCAATTCCGGACATATCAGTTCATTCAAAACATCAAACATGGTGTTTTCCCCTTTCATTTCTTGTTCACAGTTTCTAAAACCGTAATCCGCTTTTCGTGATTATTCACTTTCCCATAAATATCCTCATGGGTCTTGTGAAACTCCTGAAGCTGATTTGTATATCGTTTTTTAAATTCGTCCAAAC
It encodes the following:
- a CDS encoding phage holin family protein, which codes for MFDVLNELICPELLVLVPVLYLIGFALKKSAFKDKHIPWLLGVVGILLSTVYLIANSEVVGWRDVLAVLFAGITQGVLVAGASVYVNQLAKQKGEKE